One window from the genome of [Mycobacterium] stephanolepidis encodes:
- the yhjD gene encoding inner membrane protein YhjD, whose protein sequence is MVAEDDKPGILDRYRARFPWFDHIMRMQERYQKVNGNFYAAGITYFTVFALFPLMMVGFAVMGFVLSRRPDTIAELRGRISGAISGEVGNQLINLMDTAIASRTSLGIAGLATAAWAGLGWMANVRAALSAMWEQPNDSDGFVRGKLSDLVALGSTFVALALTIAVTVVGNEKTILRILGWVGLHDVSIPAVLLKVVTIAIATVLSWALFTWMISRLPRERLPFSSAVRAGLIAAIGFELFKQVASIYLSVIMHGPAGSTFGPVLGIMVFAYITARLLLYATAWAATSDENQPFVYVPPPEPVVITTRIETVERPSKLGVLAAFGAGALGALGISWLGRGGD, encoded by the coding sequence GTGGTGGCCGAAGACGATAAGCCCGGGATTCTCGACCGCTATCGCGCAAGGTTTCCCTGGTTCGACCACATCATGCGCATGCAGGAGCGCTACCAAAAGGTCAACGGCAACTTCTACGCCGCAGGAATCACGTATTTCACGGTCTTTGCGCTGTTTCCGCTGATGATGGTCGGATTCGCGGTCATGGGCTTCGTGTTGTCCAGGCGACCGGACACGATAGCGGAGTTACGGGGCCGGATCAGCGGGGCGATCTCCGGCGAAGTGGGCAATCAGCTAATCAATCTGATGGATACCGCCATTGCCTCGCGCACCAGCCTGGGCATCGCGGGTCTTGCGACCGCGGCCTGGGCCGGGCTGGGGTGGATGGCCAACGTGCGGGCGGCGCTTAGCGCCATGTGGGAGCAGCCCAACGACTCCGACGGGTTCGTGCGGGGCAAGCTGTCAGATCTGGTGGCATTGGGCTCGACGTTCGTGGCGCTGGCCCTCACCATCGCGGTCACCGTTGTCGGTAATGAGAAAACGATCCTGCGAATACTCGGCTGGGTGGGGCTACATGACGTCTCCATACCGGCGGTACTTCTCAAGGTCGTCACCATCGCCATAGCGACCGTGTTGTCGTGGGCGTTGTTCACCTGGATGATCTCGCGACTACCGAGAGAGCGGCTGCCATTCTCCAGTGCGGTGCGGGCCGGGCTCATCGCGGCGATCGGCTTCGAGCTGTTCAAACAGGTCGCGTCGATCTATCTGAGCGTGATCATGCATGGTCCTGCGGGCTCCACGTTCGGCCCGGTGCTCGGCATCATGGTGTTCGCCTACATCACCGCCCGTCTGCTGTTGTATGCCACCGCGTGGGCGGCCACCTCCGATGAGAACCAGCCCTTTGTGTATGTGCCGCCGCCCGAGCCGGTTGTCATCACTACGCGGATCGAGACCGTCGAGCGGCCCTCGAAGCTGGGTGTCCTCGCCGCCTTCGGCGCTGGAGCTCTTGGTGCCCTGGGTATTTCGTGGCTAGGCCGCGGCGGAGACTAG
- the trpS gene encoding tryptophan--tRNA ligase codes for MTADRTADTAARGRLFSGIQPTADSLHLGNVLGAVQQWVRLQHEYEALFCVVDLHAITVAQDPEELRRRTRAVVAQYVALGVDPAESAIFVQSHVPAHTELAWVLGCLTGYGEASRMTQFKDKSAKQGNDATTVGLFTYPVLMAADILLYQTNVVPVGDDQRQHLELTRDVAQRFNGRYGETFVLPETFVPKNAARIYDLQDPTVKMSKSASTPAGLINLLDDPAVSAKKIKSAQTDSDREIRFDREAKPGVSNLLSIQSALSGADIDTLVDGYAGRGYGDLKKDTAEALVEFVTPVRDRTNELLTDTAALDDILAAGAARAGELAEKTLTEVYDRIGFVRPAR; via the coding sequence ATGACTGCCGACAGGACCGCTGACACCGCCGCCCGGGGACGCCTGTTCTCCGGGATTCAACCCACCGCCGATTCTCTCCATCTCGGAAATGTGTTGGGCGCGGTGCAGCAGTGGGTGCGGTTGCAGCACGAGTACGAGGCGCTGTTCTGTGTCGTCGACCTGCATGCCATCACGGTCGCGCAGGACCCCGAGGAGCTACGCCGACGCACTCGCGCGGTGGTTGCCCAGTACGTGGCGCTGGGTGTCGACCCGGCCGAGAGCGCGATCTTCGTGCAAAGCCATGTCCCGGCGCACACCGAATTGGCTTGGGTGCTGGGATGTTTGACCGGCTACGGCGAGGCGTCTCGGATGACGCAGTTCAAGGACAAGTCCGCCAAGCAGGGTAATGACGCCACCACCGTCGGCCTGTTCACCTATCCGGTGTTGATGGCCGCCGACATCCTGTTGTACCAGACGAATGTGGTGCCGGTGGGCGATGATCAGCGTCAGCACCTCGAACTGACTCGCGATGTGGCGCAGCGGTTCAACGGCCGCTACGGCGAGACGTTCGTGCTGCCGGAGACATTCGTGCCGAAGAATGCGGCGCGGATCTACGACCTGCAGGACCCGACGGTGAAGATGAGCAAGTCCGCCTCGACGCCCGCCGGGTTGATCAATCTGCTCGACGATCCGGCGGTCTCGGCCAAGAAGATCAAGTCGGCGCAGACCGACAGCGACCGGGAGATTCGCTTCGACAGGGAAGCCAAGCCGGGTGTCTCGAACCTGCTGAGCATCCAGTCCGCGCTCAGCGGCGCCGATATCGACACGCTCGTCGACGGCTATGCCGGGCGGGGTTACGGTGACCTGAAGAAGGACACCGCCGAGGCGCTGGTCGAGTTCGTCACGCCGGTGCGTGACCGGACAAATGAGCTGCTCACCGATACCGCGGCGCTTGACGACATCCTGGCTGCAGGTGCGGCGCGCGCAGGGGAGCTGGCAGAGAAGACTCTCACCGAGGTCTATGACCGGATAGGGTTTGTCCGGCCCGCGAGGTAG
- a CDS encoding alpha/beta fold hydrolase — protein sequence MLEAILSKSSSKRAPIEMGEGEPVLLLHPFMLSQSVWETVAEQLADAGYEVFAPTYPGHNGGGPLPALPPLSQRSVDTYLDQVEEIMDEKGWETAHLVGNSLGGWIALGLALRGRARSVTAIAPAGGWTKYSPLKAEIVVKFAAMLPWLAFSRLLGRRVAGLPFVKFATARALCGETEALSLPDFHSIFEDITHCPAYLPSLSSILPAPGLQNLNTISVPAQLVLCEKDEIVPPGRFGKLISQGLPADARRITLAGMGHVPMLEAPGQVTEVIADLIDPLVAAKRAAASDVG from the coding sequence ATGCTGGAAGCCATTTTGTCGAAGTCGTCGAGCAAGCGAGCGCCCATCGAGATGGGCGAGGGCGAGCCGGTCCTGCTGCTACATCCGTTCATGCTGTCGCAGTCGGTGTGGGAGACCGTGGCCGAGCAGCTCGCCGATGCCGGATACGAGGTGTTCGCACCCACCTACCCCGGACACAACGGCGGCGGACCGTTGCCCGCGCTGCCTCCGTTGTCGCAGCGCTCGGTCGATACCTACCTGGACCAGGTCGAAGAGATCATGGATGAGAAGGGCTGGGAGACCGCCCATCTGGTGGGCAACTCGCTGGGCGGCTGGATCGCGCTGGGTCTGGCGCTACGCGGCCGGGCTCGCAGCGTCACCGCCATCGCGCCTGCCGGCGGCTGGACCAAGTACTCGCCGCTGAAGGCGGAGATCGTGGTGAAGTTCGCGGCCATGCTCCCCTGGCTGGCGTTCTCCCGGCTGTTGGGCCGCCGCGTGGCGGGCCTGCCGTTCGTCAAGTTCGCCACCGCCCGCGCCCTCTGCGGGGAGACAGAGGCGCTGAGCCTGCCGGACTTCCACAGCATTTTCGAGGACATCACACACTGCCCGGCCTACTTGCCGTCGCTGTCGTCGATTCTGCCGGCGCCGGGCCTGCAGAACCTGAACACCATCTCGGTGCCGGCACAGCTGGTGCTGTGTGAGAAGGACGAGATCGTGCCCCCGGGTCGTTTCGGGAAGCTCATCAGCCAGGGCCTGCCTGCCGATGCACGGCGAATCACCCTGGCGGGCATGGGGCACGTGCCCATGCTCGAAGCGCCCGGTCAGGTCACCGAAGTGATCGCCGACCTGATCGACCCGCTGGTCGCCGCCAAGCGTGCCGCGGCCTCCGACGTCGGCTAG
- a CDS encoding exodeoxyribonuclease III, producing the protein MSTKKITVTTINVNGIRAAVKERSTENRGLLPWLEQTTADIVCLQEVRAENEQLQEALAPALAAGWHVVNASSSVKGRNGVGILSRVPATSTKVSLDADGGEFDEAGRYLEAQVGDLTVASIYLPTGEAGTARQDEKERFMAAVGARMAKLVASGRDTVICGDWNIGHTERDIKAWKANQKKAGFLPEERAWVGSLLEAGWVDTFRLLHPDVDGPYSWWSWRGKAFDNDAGWRIDYHLATADLGQRAHAARVERADAYALRWSDHAPVTVEYRLH; encoded by the coding sequence ATGAGCACCAAGAAGATCACCGTCACCACCATCAACGTCAACGGCATTCGTGCCGCGGTCAAAGAGCGGTCCACGGAGAACCGGGGGCTGTTGCCCTGGTTGGAGCAGACGACCGCCGACATCGTGTGTCTGCAAGAGGTGCGTGCGGAGAACGAGCAACTCCAGGAGGCGTTGGCTCCGGCGCTGGCCGCGGGGTGGCACGTGGTGAACGCCTCGTCGAGTGTGAAGGGACGCAACGGCGTGGGGATTCTCAGCCGCGTCCCGGCCACCTCGACCAAGGTGTCGCTCGACGCCGATGGTGGCGAGTTCGACGAAGCCGGGCGGTATCTGGAGGCCCAGGTCGGCGATCTCACGGTGGCGAGCATCTACCTGCCCACCGGGGAGGCGGGCACGGCGCGCCAGGACGAGAAGGAACGTTTCATGGCGGCGGTGGGCGCCAGGATGGCCAAACTGGTTGCGAGCGGGCGCGACACGGTGATCTGCGGTGATTGGAACATCGGGCATACCGAGCGAGACATCAAGGCCTGGAAGGCGAATCAGAAGAAGGCCGGGTTCCTGCCGGAGGAGCGGGCCTGGGTCGGCTCGCTGCTCGAGGCCGGGTGGGTCGATACCTTCCGGTTGCTGCACCCCGATGTCGACGGACCGTACAGCTGGTGGTCGTGGCGGGGTAAGGCCTTCGACAACGACGCGGGCTGGCGCATCGACTATCACCTGGCGACCGCCGATCTCGGGCAGCGCGCACACGCGGCGCGGGTCGAACGTGCCGACGCCTACGCACTGCGCTGGTCCGACCATGCGCCGGTGACGGTCGAGTACCGGCTGCACTAG
- a CDS encoding NADP-dependent isocitrate dehydrogenase, with translation MSAQQPTIIYTLTDEAPLLATYSFLPIIRAFAGPAGIDVQTSDISVAARILSEFTEYLPEDQRVPDNLAELGRLTQLPETNIIKLPNISASVPQLLAAIKELQGKGYKLPDYPEDPKNDEEKDILVRYTKCLGSAVNPILREGNSDRRAPRAVKEYARKHPHSMGTWSQASRTHVATMKEGDFYHGEKSLTLDRDRKVKMVLTTKSGETIVLKPEVTLGAGDIIDSMFMSKKALCDFYEEQIEDAYKTGVMLSLHVKATMMRVSHPIVFGHAVKIFYKDAFAKHQELFDELGVNVNNGMSDLYSKIEALPASQHEEIIRDLHACHEHRPELAMVDSAKGISNFHSPSDVIVDASMPAMIRAGGKMYGADGKLKDTKAVNPESTFSRIYQEMINFVKTHGQFDPTTMGTVPNVGLMAQKAEEYGSHDKTFEIAEAGVADIVDIDTGEVLLSQNVDEGDIWRMPIVRDAAIQDWVKLAVTRGRESGMNVVFWLDTERPHEVELRKKVKEYLQDHDTEGLKIQVVPQVWAMRYTLERLIRGKDTIAATGNILRDYLTDLFPILELGTSAKMLSIVPLMAGGGLYETGAGGSAPKHVSQLVEENHLRWDSLGEFLALAVSLEDLGIKTGNPRAKILATTLDAATGKLLENDKSPSRKVGELDNRGSQFYLALYWAAELAAQTEDVELAELFAPLAKQLVENEDEIVAELAAVQGSPADIGGYYSPDPDKTAAVMRPSQTFNAVLASVEV, from the coding sequence ATGAGTGCGCAGCAGCCGACCATCATCTACACGCTGACAGACGAGGCGCCGCTGCTTGCGACGTACTCCTTCTTGCCGATCATCCGGGCCTTCGCGGGCCCCGCCGGTATCGACGTTCAAACCAGCGATATCTCCGTTGCCGCACGCATCCTGTCCGAGTTCACCGAGTACCTCCCCGAGGATCAGCGCGTTCCGGACAACCTGGCCGAGCTGGGCCGCCTGACGCAGTTGCCCGAGACGAACATCATCAAGCTGCCGAACATCAGCGCGTCGGTGCCCCAGCTGCTGGCCGCCATCAAGGAACTGCAGGGTAAGGGCTACAAGCTGCCGGACTACCCCGAGGACCCGAAGAACGACGAAGAGAAGGACATCTTGGTGCGGTACACCAAGTGTCTGGGCAGTGCCGTGAACCCCATTCTGCGTGAAGGTAACTCGGATCGGCGCGCACCGCGTGCGGTCAAGGAGTACGCACGCAAGCACCCGCACAGCATGGGCACGTGGTCGCAGGCGTCGCGCACCCACGTCGCAACCATGAAGGAAGGCGACTTCTACCACGGTGAGAAGTCGCTGACGCTGGATCGCGACCGCAAGGTCAAGATGGTGCTGACCACCAAGAGCGGCGAGACCATCGTGCTCAAGCCCGAGGTGACGCTGGGCGCGGGCGACATCATCGACAGCATGTTCATGAGCAAGAAGGCGCTCTGCGACTTCTACGAAGAGCAGATCGAGGACGCATATAAGACCGGCGTGATGCTCTCCCTGCACGTCAAGGCCACCATGATGCGGGTCAGCCACCCCATCGTGTTCGGGCACGCGGTGAAGATCTTCTACAAGGACGCCTTCGCCAAGCATCAGGAGCTGTTCGACGAGCTGGGCGTGAACGTCAACAACGGCATGTCCGACCTCTACAGCAAGATCGAGGCGCTGCCGGCATCGCAGCACGAGGAGATCATTCGCGACCTGCACGCCTGCCACGAGCACCGGCCCGAGCTGGCCATGGTGGATTCGGCCAAGGGCATCTCGAACTTCCATTCGCCCAGCGACGTGATCGTCGACGCCTCGATGCCCGCGATGATCCGGGCCGGCGGCAAGATGTACGGCGCGGACGGCAAGCTCAAGGACACCAAGGCCGTCAACCCGGAGTCGACCTTCTCCCGGATCTATCAGGAGATGATCAACTTCGTAAAGACCCACGGCCAGTTCGATCCGACCACCATGGGCACCGTTCCCAACGTGGGTCTCATGGCGCAGAAGGCCGAGGAGTACGGCAGCCACGACAAGACCTTCGAGATCGCCGAGGCGGGCGTCGCCGACATCGTCGATATCGACACCGGTGAGGTACTGCTGAGCCAGAACGTCGACGAGGGTGACATCTGGCGCATGCCGATCGTGCGGGACGCGGCGATCCAGGACTGGGTCAAGCTGGCGGTCACCCGTGGGCGGGAATCCGGGATGAACGTGGTGTTCTGGCTGGACACCGAGCGTCCGCACGAGGTGGAACTGCGCAAGAAGGTCAAGGAGTACCTGCAGGACCACGACACCGAAGGCCTCAAGATTCAGGTTGTGCCCCAGGTCTGGGCCATGCGCTACACGCTGGAACGGCTGATCCGCGGCAAGGACACCATCGCCGCGACCGGCAACATTCTGCGTGACTACCTGACCGACCTGTTCCCGATCCTGGAGCTGGGTACCAGCGCCAAGATGCTGTCCATCGTGCCGCTGATGGCGGGCGGCGGACTGTACGAGACCGGCGCCGGCGGTTCGGCACCCAAGCACGTCAGCCAGCTGGTCGAAGAGAACCACCTGCGGTGGGACTCTCTCGGTGAGTTCCTGGCGCTGGCCGTCAGCCTGGAGGACCTGGGCATCAAGACCGGGAACCCGCGGGCCAAGATTCTGGCCACCACGCTGGACGCGGCGACCGGGAAGCTGCTGGAGAACGACAAGAGCCCGTCGCGCAAGGTCGGGGAGCTCGACAACCGTGGCAGCCAGTTCTACCTGGCCCTGTACTGGGCGGCCGAGCTTGCCGCTCAGACCGAGGATGTGGAGCTGGCCGAGCTGTTCGCGCCGTTGGCCAAGCAGCTGGTCGAGAACGAGGACGAGATCGTCGCCGAGCTTGCCGCAGTGCAGGGCAGCCCGGCCGATATCGGCGGCTACTACTCTCCGGACCCGGATAAGACCGCCGCGGTGATGCGGCCGAGCCAGACCTTCAACGCCGTACTGGCATCCGTCGAGGTATAG
- a CDS encoding SMP-30/gluconolactonase/LRE family protein → MAKPSIDPVRWQPPGVRALSLNPQPLPPLAVVPLPGHGPEDVVADAAGNIWTGVVDGKMLRISPDGAEVTHVATTEHPPLGLHIARDGRVLICSRDKLLALDPASGDIEPLVTEVDGPPLIFCSNVTEASDGTIYFSESTARFPFEEYRAAAIEGRGTGRVFRRDIDGTVTTIADGLYFTNGVTLTADESRLVYAETIGRRLSTIALSGSAQGQTSRLVEELPCMPDNISTGSDGRIWVAMAGPRNAALETLVPRAPLLRKLLWQLPESIQPAVTADAWVVAFNPDTGAAVANIRGRDPLLQTTTGVVESGGRLWLGCIGSSAVGHINLSDIASSG, encoded by the coding sequence GGCAGCCGCCCGGGGTGCGGGCGCTATCCCTGAACCCGCAGCCCCTTCCCCCGCTCGCGGTGGTGCCGCTGCCGGGTCATGGACCCGAGGATGTCGTGGCGGACGCCGCGGGAAATATCTGGACGGGCGTGGTGGACGGAAAGATGCTCCGCATCTCGCCCGACGGTGCCGAGGTTACGCACGTCGCGACCACCGAGCACCCACCCCTGGGCCTGCATATCGCGCGCGATGGCCGCGTACTGATCTGCAGCCGCGACAAGCTGCTGGCCCTCGATCCGGCCTCCGGAGATATCGAGCCACTTGTCACCGAGGTCGATGGCCCCCCACTCATCTTCTGCTCGAATGTCACCGAAGCATCTGATGGGACAATCTATTTCAGCGAGTCGACGGCACGTTTCCCCTTCGAGGAGTATCGGGCCGCCGCCATCGAGGGCCGCGGTACCGGCCGGGTGTTTCGCCGCGATATCGACGGCACTGTCACCACCATCGCCGACGGGTTGTACTTCACCAACGGCGTCACCCTGACCGCCGACGAGTCCCGCTTGGTATACGCCGAAACCATTGGGCGGCGCCTGAGCACGATCGCGCTGTCGGGTTCGGCACAGGGACAGACCTCGAGGCTCGTCGAGGAATTGCCGTGCATGCCCGACAACATCAGCACCGGCTCCGATGGCCGGATATGGGTCGCGATGGCGGGGCCGCGCAATGCCGCGCTGGAGACGCTCGTGCCGCGCGCACCGCTGCTGCGCAAACTTCTCTGGCAACTTCCGGAATCGATTCAGCCTGCCGTCACGGCCGACGCCTGGGTTGTCGCGTTCAATCCGGACACCGGGGCGGCGGTCGCGAACATCCGCGGCCGCGACCCACTGCTGCAGACCACGACCGGTGTCGTGGAGTCCGGCGGCCGCCTCTGGCTGGGCTGCATCGGATCGTCGGCCGTCGGTCATATCAACCTGTCCGATATCGCGTCGTCCGGGTAG
- a CDS encoding D-alanyl-D-alanine carboxypeptidase family protein translates to MTTWIPAPDRRPSLRAAATRFAAATAAGLIVAALPLSTPLATAEPGFTPPDTSGCPYKVVTPPAVDTSEVPKAGGDPPAPLPVPAKPIGGEMLGSCDVITPAGAGPVPNDVSAESWLIADLNTGNVVAAKDPHARHRPASVIKVLVAMEAINNLNLNQAVVGTQDDANSEGTRVGVDVGGTYTVRQLLTGLLMNSGNDAAHALAVQLGGMAETVAKINDMAQKLGARDTRAATPSGLDGPGMSTSAYDLGLFYKYAFADPTFADLVSAPKATFPGHPAKPGEPEDHPPYEMTNDNRLLYNYPGALGGKTGYTDDAQQTFVGAAERDGRRLVVTMLRGTRLPIAPWEQAAHLLDYGFSTPRDASIGKLVDPDPSLLTKPHADNAATPQAAGLTADAVNSVPVRVGVTIIGAMIVFGLILAARSLNRRQA, encoded by the coding sequence ATGACCACCTGGATTCCTGCGCCCGATCGCCGTCCGTCGCTGCGAGCAGCCGCGACGCGCTTCGCCGCGGCCACCGCCGCCGGGCTGATCGTCGCCGCCCTCCCCCTCAGCACACCGTTGGCTACTGCCGAGCCCGGGTTCACGCCGCCGGATACCAGCGGGTGCCCCTACAAGGTCGTCACGCCACCGGCAGTCGACACCTCCGAGGTCCCCAAGGCCGGTGGCGATCCGCCCGCGCCACTCCCGGTGCCCGCCAAGCCCATCGGCGGCGAGATGCTCGGAAGCTGCGATGTGATCACCCCCGCCGGCGCCGGGCCCGTCCCCAATGATGTCTCTGCGGAGTCCTGGCTCATCGCCGACCTGAACACGGGAAATGTGGTCGCGGCCAAGGACCCTCACGCCCGACACCGGCCCGCCAGTGTCATCAAGGTGCTGGTCGCCATGGAGGCCATCAACAACCTGAACCTCAACCAGGCGGTGGTGGGTACCCAGGACGACGCGAACAGCGAGGGCACCAGGGTCGGCGTCGACGTCGGCGGCACCTACACCGTCCGGCAGCTACTCACCGGTCTGCTCATGAACTCGGGCAACGACGCCGCACACGCGCTGGCCGTCCAGCTCGGAGGCATGGCCGAGACCGTCGCCAAGATCAACGACATGGCACAGAAACTCGGTGCGCGGGACACGCGGGCTGCCACCCCCTCCGGTCTCGACGGCCCCGGCATGAGCACCTCGGCCTACGACCTGGGCTTGTTCTACAAGTACGCGTTCGCGGACCCCACCTTCGCCGATCTGGTGTCGGCTCCGAAGGCAACCTTCCCGGGCCATCCCGCCAAACCCGGTGAGCCCGAAGATCATCCGCCCTACGAGATGACGAACGACAACCGGCTGCTCTACAACTACCCCGGCGCGCTCGGTGGGAAGACCGGATACACCGATGACGCGCAACAGACCTTTGTCGGCGCCGCCGAGCGTGACGGCCGCCGGTTGGTCGTCACCATGTTGCGCGGTACGCGTCTTCCGATCGCGCCGTGGGAACAGGCCGCCCATCTGCTCGACTACGGGTTCTCGACGCCGCGCGATGCCTCGATCGGCAAGCTCGTCGATCCGGACCCATCGCTGCTGACCAAGCCGCATGCCGACAACGCGGCCACGCCCCAGGCCGCCGGCCTCACGGCCGATGCGGTCAACAGCGTGCCGGTCCGGGTGGGTGTGACGATCATCGGCGCGATGATCGTCTTCGGACTCATCCTGGCGGCGCGCTCACTCAACCGCCGCCAGGCCTAA